One genomic window of Paenisporosarcina antarctica includes the following:
- a CDS encoding CYTH domain-containing protein, whose amino-acid sequence MTIQKEIEFKNLLTKEEFDQLCRGFGISKQDFHLQTNTYFDTPDNQFRDAFIGFRLRVLEERNELTLKSPGENVHTMIETTHLISSSERNEILLSGVIKPRIYSEFQLLPELLVAFGTLRTERAEIPYQDGLLVLDRSDYLEHTDYEIEFEVTDLEKGQQSFNKLLEIYQIPKRQTLKKIARFMTKAQRK is encoded by the coding sequence ATGACCATTCAAAAAGAAATTGAATTCAAAAATCTTTTAACAAAAGAAGAGTTTGATCAACTATGTAGAGGTTTTGGCATTTCCAAACAGGATTTTCATTTACAGACAAATACTTATTTTGATACACCAGATAATCAGTTCCGTGACGCTTTCATTGGATTTCGATTAAGAGTCCTTGAAGAACGCAATGAATTGACCTTAAAATCACCAGGTGAAAATGTTCATACAATGATTGAAACAACTCACCTTATTTCTTCAAGTGAGCGAAATGAAATCCTACTTTCCGGTGTAATAAAACCTAGAATTTATAGTGAATTTCAACTATTGCCTGAGCTTTTAGTTGCATTTGGTACACTTCGAACCGAACGAGCAGAGATACCTTATCAAGATGGGTTGTTGGTATTGGATCGTTCTGATTATTTGGAGCATACCGACTACGAAATAGAGTTTGAAGTAACCGATTTAGAAAAAGGACAACAAAGCTTTAATAAATTACTAGAGATTTATCAAATTCCAAAACGCCAAACTTTAAAAAAAATTGCACGTTTCATGACAAAAGCTCAACGTAAATAA
- a CDS encoding NAD kinase, with amino-acid sequence MKFAIQSRNDEHSNELMDRAKTYLTDFGLTWNEDAPDIVISIGGDGTLLHAFHRYRDQLSTVAFVGIHTGHLGFYADWKPSEIEKLVISISKKEFQVTEYPLLEATINYRSNNDQSVYLALNESTIKSPDVTLVMDVELNDSHFERFRGDGLCMSTPSGSTAYNKALGGAVIHPSLEAMQLTEMASINNRVFRTVGAPLILPAHHTCVLKPVKAPDFMVTIDHIQLLLKDVKSIQYRVAKEKVRFARFRPFPFWKRVHDSFIDSDV; translated from the coding sequence ATGAAATTTGCCATCCAATCACGTAATGATGAACACTCAAACGAACTAATGGACCGTGCTAAAACATACTTAACTGATTTTGGACTTACTTGGAATGAAGATGCACCTGATATCGTTATTTCAATTGGCGGAGACGGTACTTTACTTCATGCTTTTCATAGATATCGTGATCAATTGTCTACTGTGGCATTTGTTGGAATTCACACTGGGCATTTAGGATTTTACGCCGATTGGAAACCCTCTGAAATAGAAAAATTAGTGATTTCGATTTCTAAGAAAGAATTCCAAGTTACTGAGTATCCATTGCTTGAAGCGACAATTAATTATCGTAGTAATAATGACCAAAGTGTTTATTTAGCATTAAATGAAAGTACCATTAAGTCTCCTGACGTGACATTAGTGATGGATGTGGAACTTAACGATAGTCATTTTGAGCGTTTTCGTGGAGACGGTCTTTGTATGTCAACACCTTCAGGAAGTACTGCTTACAATAAAGCACTTGGTGGCGCGGTGATTCATCCGTCATTAGAAGCGATGCAATTAACGGAGATGGCATCCATTAATAATCGTGTCTTCCGAACAGTGGGCGCGCCCCTGATTTTGCCTGCTCACCATACATGTGTGTTAAAACCAGTAAAAGCCCCTGACTTTATGGTAACAATTGATCATATACAATTGTTACTTAAAGACGTCAAATCAATTCAGTATCGTGTTGCAAAAGAGAAAGTACGATTTGCGAGATTCCGTCCTTTCCCATTTTGGAAAAGGGTTCATGATTCGTTTATTGATAGCGATGTGTAA
- a CDS encoding ClpXP adapter SpxH family protein, with amino-acid sequence MNNLQIPPEAIVSTSTTKPIELYAFIDPLCSSYFDLQPILRKLQVQYNHYFTLRVVLSTKLSSLNSTCNSVTINDDDFTHPALPSVAIKAAELQGKRAGMRYLQKLQEQLFLDTKNVATYSSLLTIAEQAQLDVEEFKSDIQSKEATRAFQCDLYISREMEVTESPSMVFFNEHIEDEGLKVCGIYSYEVYEKILAEMLNIELFRQEPPTLDELFLRYHTLSTKEVASIYGVTHYAAERELKKRMLLQQLERIPLADTNQWRLKTSTK; translated from the coding sequence GTGAATAACTTGCAGATTCCGCCCGAAGCGATTGTTTCTACGAGTACAACAAAGCCAATAGAGCTTTACGCGTTTATCGATCCACTATGCTCATCATACTTTGATTTACAACCGATTTTGCGAAAATTGCAAGTGCAGTATAATCATTATTTCACGTTACGCGTTGTTCTTAGTACAAAACTTTCTAGCCTTAATTCAACTTGTAACAGTGTTACCATAAATGATGACGATTTTACACATCCTGCTCTTCCATCGGTAGCAATTAAAGCTGCTGAACTTCAAGGAAAACGAGCAGGAATGCGTTATTTACAAAAGCTACAAGAACAGCTATTCTTAGATACAAAAAATGTAGCGACCTATTCCAGTTTATTGACAATTGCAGAACAAGCACAGTTAGATGTAGAAGAATTTAAATCTGATATTCAATCTAAAGAAGCTACACGCGCATTCCAATGCGACCTCTATATCAGTCGTGAAATGGAAGTCACCGAATCTCCAAGTATGGTATTTTTCAATGAACATATTGAAGATGAAGGACTTAAAGTATGTGGCATTTATTCTTACGAAGTGTACGAAAAGATTTTAGCTGAGATGTTGAATATTGAATTATTTCGGCAGGAACCACCAACGCTTGATGAACTATTTTTACGTTATCATACATTGTCTACAAAAGAAGTAGCTTCCATTTATGGTGTTACACATTATGCAGCAGAACGCGAATTAAAAAAACGAATGTTACTTCAACAACTAGAAAGAATTCCATTAGCCGATACTAATCAATGGAGACTCAAAACTAGTACAAAATAA
- a CDS encoding globin domain-containing protein — MTRKPIIPYEEIGPDLLSQLIDVFYGKVAAHPKLKHIFPEDLTETARKQKQFLTQYLGGPNIYSQEHGHPMLRARHMHFPITPDKAQAWLECMALAMDEVKFEGKIRDDLYNRLVLTAHHMTNRPDQEEEIV; from the coding sequence ATGACCCGAAAACCTATCATTCCTTATGAGGAAATTGGTCCGGATTTATTGTCGCAACTAATTGATGTATTTTACGGAAAAGTCGCGGCACACCCAAAGCTTAAGCATATATTTCCAGAAGATTTGACGGAAACTGCTCGTAAACAAAAACAATTTTTGACACAATATTTAGGCGGACCTAATATATATTCACAAGAACACGGACATCCCATGCTTCGTGCAAGACATATGCATTTCCCAATTACACCTGATAAAGCTCAAGCTTGGCTTGAGTGTATGGCTCTTGCCATGGATGAAGTGAAGTTTGAAGGGAAAATTCGCGATGATTTATATAATCGACTTGTACTAACGGCTCATCATATGACGAACCGGCCTGACCAAGAGGAGGAAATCGTGTGA
- the pepF gene encoding oligoendopeptidase F: MSTDSKNKILTREKVPTELTWKLEDIFSSDEVWEVEYKEVSELSEKAEAFKGTFGNGAQALYNALAFKDEVSERIYKLYTYSHMRYDQDTTNSHYQAMDSRIKTLLVKVSTGLSFITPEILALDESIVLSYVNEHEELQLYKQVLKEINEMRPHVLPAEQEALLAQVSEVTNASSETFSMLNNADLEFPSIKDENGDELELTQGRYTRFLESGDRRVREDAFHAMYATYGKFRNTFASTLSGNVKRDNVNARIRNFTSARHAAMSENQIPEQVYDNLITTVNKNLHLLQRYVSLRKKVLGLDELHMWDLYTPLVKEVKMEIPYEEAKGIMLKSFAPLGEEYTSIATKGLENRWVDVVENKGKRSGAYSSGSYGTNPYVLMNWQDNVNNLFTLAHEFGHSLHSYYSRASQPFVYGNYSIFVAEVASTCNEALLNEYMLKTVDDEQKRIYLLNYWLEGFRGTVFRQTMFAEFEHLIHKMDQEGEALTADKLTEVYYDLNKKYFGDDIVIDEEIGLEWARIPHFYYNYYVYQYSTGYSAAVALSNQILSEGQPAVDRYINKFLKAGCSDTPIEVLKKAGVDMTSTAPIEEACKVFEQKLAELESLLLK; encoded by the coding sequence ATGTCAACAGATAGTAAAAACAAAATCCTAACGCGCGAGAAAGTTCCAACAGAATTAACTTGGAAGCTTGAAGATATTTTTTCAAGTGATGAAGTCTGGGAAGTTGAATACAAAGAAGTAAGTGAACTATCAGAAAAAGCAGAAGCTTTCAAAGGAACTTTTGGAAATGGAGCACAAGCATTATACAATGCCTTAGCGTTTAAAGATGAAGTGTCAGAGAGAATTTATAAGTTATACACATATTCACATATGCGTTACGATCAAGATACAACAAATAGTCATTATCAAGCGATGGATAGTAGGATTAAAACCTTACTTGTAAAAGTATCAACTGGCCTATCATTCATCACACCAGAAATTTTAGCATTAGATGAATCTATTGTTTTGAGTTATGTAAATGAACATGAAGAATTACAATTATACAAACAAGTGCTAAAGGAAATTAATGAAATGCGTCCGCATGTATTGCCAGCCGAACAAGAAGCATTGCTCGCACAAGTTTCTGAAGTTACGAATGCATCTTCTGAAACTTTTAGTATGTTAAACAATGCTGATTTAGAATTTCCTTCAATAAAAGATGAGAATGGTGATGAACTAGAATTAACACAGGGTCGCTATACACGCTTTTTAGAAAGTGGAGACCGTCGTGTACGTGAAGACGCATTCCATGCAATGTATGCTACTTATGGGAAGTTTCGCAATACTTTTGCATCTACTCTTTCTGGAAATGTAAAACGCGATAATGTGAATGCACGTATACGCAACTTCACGTCTGCTCGTCATGCAGCAATGTCTGAAAATCAAATTCCTGAACAAGTGTATGATAATTTAATTACCACTGTGAACAAAAACCTGCACTTGTTGCAACGTTACGTGTCTTTACGTAAGAAAGTATTAGGTCTAGATGAATTGCATATGTGGGATCTATATACGCCACTTGTAAAGGAAGTGAAAATGGAAATTCCTTATGAAGAAGCAAAAGGCATCATGCTAAAAAGCTTTGCGCCTCTTGGAGAGGAATATACATCAATTGCTACTAAGGGACTTGAAAATCGTTGGGTAGATGTTGTTGAAAATAAAGGCAAACGCTCAGGTGCTTATTCATCTGGATCATATGGGACAAACCCTTATGTGCTAATGAACTGGCAAGATAATGTAAATAACTTATTTACACTTGCGCATGAGTTCGGACATAGTTTGCATAGCTATTATTCACGTGCGAGTCAACCATTTGTTTATGGTAATTATTCGATTTTTGTTGCCGAAGTGGCTTCAACTTGTAACGAAGCATTATTAAATGAATATATGTTAAAAACAGTCGATGACGAGCAAAAACGTATTTACTTATTAAATTATTGGTTAGAAGGATTCCGTGGAACAGTATTCCGTCAAACAATGTTCGCAGAGTTTGAGCACCTAATTCATAAAATGGATCAAGAAGGGGAAGCGTTAACAGCAGATAAATTAACAGAAGTTTATTATGACTTAAATAAAAAATACTTTGGTGATGACATTGTTATAGACGAAGAAATAGGTCTTGAATGGGCTCGAATCCCGCATTTTTACTATAACTATTATGTGTACCAATATTCAACGGGATATAGTGCTGCAGTAGCATTAAGCAATCAAATTCTATCAGAAGGTCAACCTGCAGTGGATCGTTATATCAATAAATTCTTAAAAGCAGGTTGTTCAGATACACCAATTGAAGTATTGAAAAAAGCAGGAGTTGATATGACATCGACTGCTCCTATCGAAGAGGCATGTAAAGTATTTGAACAGAAGTTAGCAGAGCTAGAAAGTTTATTACTAAAATAA
- a CDS encoding GTP pyrophosphokinase, with protein MGQWERFLEPYKQAVDELKIKFKGIRTQYEIENTNSPIEFITGRVKPIASIYDKTLEKGFAFEPSERLVNELQDIAGLRIMCQFVDDIETVVDLLRHRHDIKVVEERDYISHEKPSGYRSYHMIVEYPVQTIHGKIQILVEIQIRTLAMNFWASIEHSLNYKYKGLFPEEIKNRLQSAAEAAFRLDEEMSLIRDEIQAAQKYFSEYKEIGNVNFPSKRK; from the coding sequence ATGGGACAATGGGAACGTTTTTTAGAGCCTTATAAACAAGCAGTAGATGAATTGAAAATTAAATTCAAAGGTATTCGTACTCAATATGAAATAGAAAATACAAACTCACCGATCGAGTTTATTACTGGTCGAGTAAAACCTATTGCGAGTATATACGATAAAACACTTGAAAAAGGATTTGCATTTGAGCCTTCCGAGCGTTTAGTAAACGAACTGCAGGATATTGCAGGTTTGCGTATTATGTGTCAATTTGTTGACGACATTGAAACTGTGGTCGATTTGCTGCGCCATCGTCATGATATAAAAGTCGTAGAAGAGCGTGATTATATTTCACATGAAAAACCGAGTGGTTATCGTTCTTATCATATGATTGTGGAATATCCTGTTCAAACCATTCATGGAAAAATTCAAATATTAGTAGAAATTCAAATCCGTACGTTAGCAATGAATTTCTGGGCTTCTATAGAACACTCGTTAAACTACAAATACAAAGGTTTATTTCCAGAAGAAATAAAAAATAGATTGCAAAGTGCAGCTGAAGCCGCATTTAGGTTAGATGAAGAAATGTCACTCATACGAGATGAAATCCAAGCAGCACAAAAATACTTTAGTGAATATAAAGAGATTGGAAACGTAAATTTCCCTTCAAAGAGAAAGTAG
- a CDS encoding RluA family pseudouridine synthase, whose amino-acid sequence MIRLLIAMCKQFQLTFNSTEEILLREALSKWGISKRTLTSIKFDGGSLLVNGHEKTVRHPLAIGDVITVIFPLEEVSSGLIRQKGSLDIVYEDDVLLIVNKPPGQSTIPSREHPSGTLANYVAYYYEQMSIPSTVHILTRLDKDTSGLVCLVKNRHIHHIMNRSHMINKTYEAITHGKIVQSFQEIIAPIGRKGSSIIEREVREDGLFAHTDVNVIYPHTHFSHVKCLLHTGRTHQIRVHLAHIGHPIMGDDLYGGKIDLISRQALHCTSVEIKHPLTGELLTFTSSLPVDMKKLLI is encoded by the coding sequence ATGATTCGTTTATTGATAGCGATGTGTAAACAATTCCAACTTACATTTAATTCAACTGAAGAAATTTTACTGCGCGAAGCTCTATCTAAGTGGGGGATATCCAAGCGTACATTAACGTCAATTAAATTTGATGGTGGTTCTTTACTTGTAAATGGACATGAAAAAACGGTTAGACATCCACTGGCTATAGGGGATGTAATAACCGTTATTTTCCCATTAGAAGAAGTTAGCTCAGGTTTAATTCGCCAAAAAGGATCACTTGATATTGTTTATGAAGACGATGTCTTATTAATTGTTAATAAACCACCTGGTCAAAGCACGATTCCTTCAAGGGAACATCCGTCAGGAACACTAGCAAATTATGTTGCTTATTATTATGAACAAATGTCAATTCCTTCAACTGTTCATATCTTGACTCGCCTCGACAAGGACACTTCTGGACTAGTGTGTTTAGTGAAAAATCGACATATCCATCACATCATGAATCGTTCTCATATGATAAATAAAACGTATGAAGCCATCACTCATGGCAAGATTGTTCAAAGTTTTCAAGAAATAATAGCACCAATTGGTCGGAAAGGAAGTAGCATTATTGAGCGTGAAGTTCGTGAAGATGGTCTTTTTGCTCATACAGATGTCAACGTTATTTATCCACATACGCATTTTTCGCATGTGAAGTGTCTACTACACACAGGAAGAACGCATCAAATACGTGTACATTTAGCACATATAGGTCATCCAATTATGGGAGATGATTTGTATGGAGGTAAAATCGATTTAATTAGCCGTCAAGCTCTTCACTGTACATCTGTAGAAATTAAACATCCCCTGACAGGTGAGCTATTGACCTTTACGAGTTCATTGCCTGTGGATATGAAGAAATTGCTTATTTAA
- a CDS encoding UPF0738 family protein, protein MRKTYTVISGIQNGSNIRFILEEDPTGQEVKAGGQLITDSDKNAFVYLMDDTDGYIYVQFPKMVWPFLATSLAADKEPVLAWGQTEISLDNFRAELNMLIFNIEGNHNYGEEFANSVEDAFKEQLLAQ, encoded by the coding sequence ATGCGTAAAACTTATACAGTAATTAGTGGTATTCAAAATGGTTCAAATATTCGATTTATTTTAGAAGAAGACCCAACAGGCCAAGAAGTAAAAGCGGGTGGACAGTTAATTACTGATTCAGATAAAAATGCCTTTGTTTATTTAATGGATGATACAGACGGGTATATTTATGTCCAATTTCCGAAGATGGTTTGGCCTTTTCTTGCAACGTCACTTGCAGCAGATAAAGAACCAGTATTAGCCTGGGGACAAACGGAAATTTCATTAGATAATTTTAGAGCAGAATTAAACATGCTCATTTTTAATATTGAAGGCAATCATAATTATGGTGAAGAGTTTGCAAATTCAGTTGAGGATGCGTTTAAAGAACAACTTTTAGCACAGTGA